A single genomic interval of Lathyrus oleraceus cultivar Zhongwan6 chromosome 7, CAAS_Psat_ZW6_1.0, whole genome shotgun sequence harbors:
- the LOC127105658 gene encoding probable ribonuclease P/MRP protein subunit POP5 encodes MVFKNRYMVMEVFMNPNREQASGDSIIITQFNISNAIKDSIMVNFGECGLAASLGSFQVKYVNPITNVCIIRASREEHEKVWASITMVRSIGNFPVVFNLLDLSGNLQASKTAALKWEKAKFEQYKLMVGDRLSADDTHRMNNHLAKIELLEH; translated from the exons ATGGTGTTCAAAAACAGGTACATGGTGATGGAGGTTTTTATGAATCCTAATAGAGAACAAGCATCGGGTGATTCTATTATAATTACTCAGTTTAATATCTCTAATGCTATAAAAGATAGCATCATGGTGAATTTTGGGGAGTGTGGTTTGGCGGCATCACTAGGATCATTTCAGG TTAAGTATGTGAATCCAATCACTAATGTGTGCATTATTAGAGCTTCAAGAGAGGAGCATGAAAAAGTATGGGCTTCTATTACTATGGTTAGAAGTATTGGAAATTTTCCAGTGGTGTTTAATTTACTTGATTTATCTG GAAATTTACAGGCTTCTAAAACCGCCGCATTGAAGTGGGAAAAAGCAAAATTTGAACAGTACAAACTTATGGTTGGTGATCGATTGTCAGCTGACGATACTCATCGTATGAATAATCATCTTGCAAAGATTGAACTTTTGGAGCACTGA